One Phycisphaerae bacterium RAS2 DNA window includes the following coding sequences:
- the pepN_1 gene encoding Aminopeptidase N, with protein MGSFGGYGGKGGVVVTTQFFVLAFLCTGLFGPVEPPVDPCAGEDGPRCGKAHAAVLRDRAAEQNAGSEGVAGLRDALTDTDVLHYDLDIEISNINTGANTCTVTGRNVMTIKSLVGGLSEFTFRLRTQYTITSAMINGTTPISVATVNTTTRLATLDRAYDADEVFTLTVEYTGTSFSAGFGSIEVDTQTGGSTAVVATLSEAWYAYSWWPAKDGPTNDPGDNSDKATFELSVTAPNNWVVPSNGLLLGVDTLSGNRRRYNWATNYPMSTYLLAFAATNYNTWTQTYTYPGGTMPVEFYIYPNSDTPANRASWDKCVDMLATFRPIYGEYPFINEKYGIYHFNFGGGMEHQTMTGQGTFNESVTAHELGHQWWGDMITCKTWSDIWLNEGFATYSECLWEERKTGVVDPAAYQAAVNAHRPSSNGGGDSVYVYPAAVVSSGMNRIFSSTYSYNKGAWVLHMLRGIVGDEAFFDILAAYRAAYEYSAATTDDFAVLAENVSGVELTPFFNQYVYNRGAPTYQYGWQSTSVNGQSYLLARIAQTQTATAGSPPQVLSVYEMPVRLEATIGGNPQIVIANNTARTQWFVIPVSGAVTAVAFDPGPWILRGTTSSAAYVAGPPKIVAAAPAPGETVEWGADQVSVWMHTNVNTTAGDFSVVGDSTGPVAFTLASGANVNPVVLNFIDPLPPDSYTLTVRDTLTAVNSGMALDGEMTDTSSPASLPSGDGTSGGDAVIRFSVAPCIVAADIDADCDADELDVDLFVQVLLGENTDPVHIDRSDLDGNDTADGADIALFLSAYLP; from the coding sequence ATGGGTAGCTTCGGGGGATATGGGGGGAAAGGTGGAGTGGTGGTGACAACTCAATTTTTTGTATTGGCATTCTTGTGTACCGGTCTGTTCGGACCGGTTGAGCCGCCGGTGGATCCGTGCGCCGGCGAGGACGGGCCGCGATGCGGCAAGGCCCATGCGGCGGTCCTGCGCGATCGGGCGGCGGAGCAAAATGCAGGGTCGGAAGGCGTCGCTGGCCTGCGCGATGCGCTGACCGACACCGACGTCCTGCACTACGACCTGGACATCGAAATCTCCAATATCAACACCGGCGCGAACACCTGCACCGTCACCGGCAGGAACGTCATGACCATCAAATCGCTGGTCGGCGGTTTGTCGGAGTTTACGTTCCGCCTGCGCACGCAATACACCATCACCAGCGCGATGATCAACGGCACGACGCCGATCTCGGTTGCCACGGTGAACACGACGACGCGCCTCGCGACGCTCGACCGCGCGTACGACGCCGACGAAGTCTTCACGCTCACCGTCGAATACACCGGCACGTCGTTCTCGGCCGGTTTCGGCTCCATCGAGGTGGACACGCAGACCGGCGGCAGCACGGCCGTCGTCGCGACGTTGAGCGAGGCGTGGTATGCCTATTCGTGGTGGCCGGCGAAGGACGGGCCGACGAACGATCCCGGCGACAACAGCGACAAAGCGACGTTTGAGCTTTCCGTGACCGCGCCGAACAACTGGGTCGTGCCGTCCAACGGCTTGCTGCTCGGTGTGGATACGTTGAGCGGCAATCGCAGGCGATACAACTGGGCGACGAACTATCCGATGTCCACGTATCTTCTGGCGTTCGCCGCGACGAATTACAACACGTGGACGCAGACTTACACGTACCCCGGCGGCACGATGCCGGTGGAGTTCTACATCTACCCCAACAGCGACACGCCGGCCAACCGCGCGAGCTGGGACAAGTGCGTCGACATGCTCGCGACGTTCCGCCCGATCTACGGCGAGTATCCCTTCATCAACGAAAAGTACGGCATCTATCACTTCAACTTCGGCGGTGGCATGGAACACCAGACCATGACCGGCCAGGGCACCTTCAACGAGAGCGTCACCGCGCACGAGCTGGGCCATCAGTGGTGGGGCGACATGATCACGTGCAAGACCTGGAGCGACATCTGGCTGAACGAGGGCTTCGCGACCTACAGCGAGTGCCTGTGGGAGGAGCGCAAGACCGGGGTAGTCGATCCCGCGGCGTATCAGGCGGCTGTGAACGCGCATCGGCCATCGAGCAACGGCGGCGGCGACTCGGTGTATGTCTATCCCGCGGCCGTGGTCAGCAGCGGCATGAATCGCATCTTTTCCAGCACGTACAGCTACAACAAGGGCGCATGGGTCCTGCACATGCTCCGCGGCATCGTCGGCGACGAGGCGTTCTTTGACATCCTCGCCGCCTATCGAGCGGCCTACGAATACTCGGCTGCCACGACCGACGATTTCGCCGTCCTTGCGGAGAATGTCAGCGGCGTCGAGCTGACGCCCTTCTTCAATCAATACGTCTACAACCGCGGCGCGCCGACTTATCAGTACGGCTGGCAATCGACCAGCGTCAACGGGCAGTCCTATTTGCTTGCCCGCATCGCCCAGACGCAGACGGCGACGGCTGGCTCGCCGCCGCAGGTGCTAAGCGTGTATGAGATGCCCGTGCGACTCGAAGCGACAATCGGCGGCAACCCGCAGATCGTCATCGCGAACAACACGGCTCGCACCCAGTGGTTTGTGATCCCCGTCAGCGGCGCGGTGACGGCTGTGGCATTTGATCCCGGTCCGTGGATTCTTCGCGGCACGACCAGCAGCGCGGCGTATGTCGCCGGTCCGCCGAAGATCGTCGCGGCCGCGCCCGCGCCGGGCGAGACGGTGGAGTGGGGCGCGGATCAGGTCAGCGTCTGGATGCATACGAATGTCAATACAACGGCCGGGGATTTCTCCGTCGTTGGAGATTCGACCGGCCCGGTCGCGTTCACGCTGGCCTCGGGCGCGAACGTCAACCCCGTCGTGCTGAACTTCATCGATCCGCTTCCGCCCGACAGCTACACGCTGACGGTTCGCGACACGCTCACGGCCGTGAACAGCGGCATGGCGCTGGACGGCGAGATGACCGATACGTCCAGCCCCGCTTCGCTCCCTTCGGGCGACGGCACGTCCGGCGGCGATGCAGTGATTCGGTTCAGCGTCGCGCCGTGCATCGTCGCGGCGGACATTGATGCGGATTGCGACGCGGACGAGCTGGATGTCGATTTGTTCGTGCAGGTGCTGCTGGGCGAGAACACTGATCCGGTTCACATCGATCGCAGCGATCTGGACGGCAACGACACGGCGGACGGGGCGGACATCGCGTTGTTTCTAAGTGCGTACTTGCCGTAG